One genomic region from uncultured Cohaesibacter sp. encodes:
- the miaB gene encoding tRNA (N6-isopentenyl adenosine(37)-C2)-methylthiotransferase MiaB yields the protein MTAFEDKKVFVKTYGCQMNVYDSNRMMDSLATKGYSPTEAMEDADLVILNTCHIREKAAEKVYSELGRIRQVKEKRAKDGKGEMKIGIAGCVAQAEGQEIIRRAPVVDLVVGPQAYHKLPDLLDKANHGTRVVETDFPLEDKFAVLPDARKEVTRKRGVSSFLTVQEGCDKFCSFCVVPYTRGAEVSRPASQIIHEAEKLAAAGVREVTLLGQNVNAYHGESPDGGDWGLGELLFRLAEIDGLDRLRYTTSHPRDMDDTLMAAHRDLDILMPYLHLPVQAGSDKVLKAMNRQHTYDDYVRLIDRIRNARPDIALSGDFIVGFPGETDADFEETMRIVREVTYASAYSFKYSPRPGTPAADSEDQIEEAIKSERLYRLQDLLSQQQKDFNASKVGTEMTVLLERKGREPGQLVGKSPWLQAVQVDAAEELIGEIVTVKVDNLGSNSLFGTMIDRP from the coding sequence ATGACTGCTTTTGAAGACAAGAAAGTCTTTGTGAAAACCTATGGCTGCCAGATGAATGTCTATGATTCCAACCGGATGATGGATAGCCTGGCGACCAAGGGATACAGCCCAACCGAAGCGATGGAAGATGCGGATCTGGTGATCCTCAACACCTGCCATATTCGCGAGAAGGCCGCAGAGAAGGTCTATTCCGAGCTTGGCCGCATTCGTCAGGTCAAGGAAAAGCGCGCCAAGGATGGCAAGGGCGAGATGAAAATCGGCATCGCCGGATGTGTTGCGCAGGCTGAGGGGCAGGAAATTATCCGCCGTGCCCCGGTGGTCGATCTGGTCGTCGGGCCTCAGGCCTATCACAAGCTGCCCGACCTGCTGGATAAGGCCAACCATGGCACTCGCGTGGTGGAGACGGATTTTCCGCTTGAAGACAAATTTGCCGTGTTGCCAGACGCCCGCAAGGAAGTGACCCGCAAGCGCGGTGTCAGCTCTTTTCTGACGGTTCAAGAAGGCTGCGATAAATTCTGCAGCTTCTGTGTGGTTCCCTATACCCGTGGCGCGGAGGTTTCTCGCCCGGCAAGCCAGATTATTCATGAAGCGGAAAAACTGGCCGCAGCTGGCGTGCGTGAAGTCACGCTGCTTGGGCAGAATGTCAACGCCTATCATGGAGAAAGCCCGGATGGGGGCGATTGGGGCCTTGGCGAGCTGTTGTTCCGGCTGGCTGAAATCGATGGTCTTGATCGGCTGCGCTACACCACCAGCCATCCGCGCGACATGGACGACACGTTGATGGCGGCGCACCGGGATCTCGATATTCTGATGCCTTATCTACATCTGCCTGTGCAGGCCGGATCGGACAAGGTGCTCAAGGCCATGAATCGTCAGCATACCTATGACGACTATGTCCGCCTGATCGATCGCATTCGCAATGCCCGCCCGGATATCGCCCTCTCTGGTGATTTCATCGTTGGTTTTCCGGGCGAAACGGACGCGGATTTCGAGGAAACCATGCGCATCGTGCGCGAGGTGACCTATGCCTCGGCCTACAGCTTCAAATATTCGCCCCGTCCGGGTACTCCGGCAGCGGACAGCGAAGACCAGATCGAAGAGGCTATCAAGTCCGAGCGCCTGTATCGTCTGCAAGATCTGCTCTCCCAACAGCAGAAAGACTTCAATGCCTCCAAGGTTGGCACCGAGATGACAGTGCTGCTGGAGCGCAAGGGTCGCGAGCCGGGACAGCTGGTTGGTAAATCGCCATGGTTGCAGGCTGTGCAAGTTGATGCAGCAGAAGAATTGATTGGTGAAATTGTCACAGTTAAAGTGGATAATCTGGGAAGCAATAGCCTGTTCGGCACCATGATCGACCGGCCATGA
- the ybeY gene encoding rRNA maturation RNase YbeY, which produces MPDLDRDLLIESDLWQSLEDLEAVIDRALAAGLAYVTRSEGIAFLPECELSLVFTDDAAIRTLNADHRGKDKATNVLSFPIDEEADPFGPMLGDIVFAYETVERESEELGVEIRDHLTHLCLHGFLHLLGYDHIEPDEADKMESVEVAILAQLDLPNPYEGTVPLESLD; this is translated from the coding sequence CTGCCAGACCTTGATAGGGATTTGCTGATTGAATCCGATCTCTGGCAGAGCCTTGAAGATCTGGAAGCCGTGATTGATCGCGCGCTTGCGGCAGGCCTTGCCTATGTCACCAGGTCGGAAGGCATTGCCTTCCTGCCGGAATGCGAGCTGTCTCTGGTCTTTACCGACGATGCGGCCATTCGCACGCTCAATGCCGATCACAGAGGCAAGGACAAGGCCACCAACGTTTTGTCCTTTCCCATTGATGAAGAGGCAGACCCCTTTGGCCCGATGCTTGGCGACATTGTTTTCGCTTATGAAACCGTAGAGCGAGAATCCGAAGAATTGGGGGTTGAAATCCGTGATCATTTAACACATTTGTGTTTACATGGTTTTTTACATCTCTTGGGCTATGATCACATAGAGCCGGATGAAGCGGACAAGATGGAAAGCGTCGAAGTCGCCATTCTGGCCCAGTTGGATTTGCCCAACCCTTATGAAGGCACAGTGCCTTTGGAAAGTCTGGACTGA
- a CDS encoding lysophospholipid acyltransferase family protein — MSVSTMRASLAITLIALVAIILIPLQYLSVTFNLPSKRWIPVLFHRFNCLAFGIRKTINGAPIRDGAVLITANHCSWTDIVVLGSLQPLSFIAKSEVASWPIFGLFAKLQRSIFVNRTKRSATGAVAKEIAQRLKEGDAMVLFAEGTSSDGNRVLPFRSALIGAAKAAMTSEQNGEQNGNGPQQKVWIQPLSIAYTALHGVPMGRQHRHMAAWYGDMDLVPHLWALMKEGALDVTLTYGEPILFDPSVDRKEAAHAAERSVRQTMLHDLHHYTSKRRRK; from the coding sequence TTGTCCGTATCGACGATGCGGGCCAGCTTGGCAATCACGCTCATCGCGCTTGTTGCCATCATTCTTATCCCGCTGCAATATCTGTCAGTAACGTTCAATTTGCCCAGTAAACGCTGGATTCCGGTGTTGTTTCACCGTTTCAATTGTCTGGCTTTTGGCATTCGCAAGACCATCAATGGAGCGCCCATTCGCGATGGCGCGGTGTTGATCACGGCCAATCACTGCTCCTGGACCGATATCGTGGTGCTGGGCAGTCTGCAGCCGCTGTCCTTCATCGCCAAATCCGAAGTGGCCAGTTGGCCAATTTTCGGGCTCTTTGCCAAGCTGCAGCGCTCAATCTTCGTCAACCGTACCAAACGCTCTGCCACCGGAGCCGTTGCCAAGGAAATCGCACAACGCCTCAAGGAAGGCGACGCCATGGTTCTATTTGCCGAGGGCACCTCGTCTGATGGCAATCGGGTGCTGCCTTTCCGCTCAGCCCTCATTGGCGCGGCAAAGGCGGCCATGACGTCTGAGCAGAATGGAGAGCAGAACGGCAATGGTCCTCAGCAAAAGGTCTGGATACAGCCGCTTTCGATTGCCTACACGGCCCTGCACGGCGTTCCCATGGGGCGCCAGCATCGCCACATGGCCGCCTGGTATGGCGACATGGATCTGGTGCCGCATCTTTGGGCCTTGATGAAAGAGGGGGCACTGGATGTAACGCTCACCTATGGCGAGCCTATCCTGTTTGACCCTTCGGTGGACCGCAAGGAAGCCGCCCATGCTGCCGAACGCTCGGTGCGCCAGACCATGCTGCATGACCTTCACCACTATACCAGCAAGCGTCGGCGTAAGTGA
- the rimI gene encoding ribosomal protein S18-alanine N-acetyltransferase, producing MIFPLKTTSLVMPAAYADIADLADIHSRCFSRGWSASEFQALLQDKFVEALVLRRSNLRITDKPVGFVLARSVLDEAEILTIAVDPDHQKSGGGKQLMQELIRHLYGNRVAKLFLEVDAGNKAALSLYDGFGFTKVGERKGYYHNDNGEASTAWIMQIEPLSKRRILGTPQEGQKASSL from the coding sequence ATGATTTTTCCGCTCAAAACGACATCTCTGGTCATGCCCGCCGCTTATGCGGACATTGCTGATTTGGCTGATATTCATAGCCGATGCTTTTCGCGCGGCTGGTCGGCAAGCGAGTTTCAGGCCCTGCTGCAGGATAAGTTCGTAGAGGCTCTCGTGCTGCGCCGGAGCAATTTGAGAATCACGGACAAACCCGTCGGTTTCGTCCTCGCCCGTTCGGTTCTGGATGAAGCGGAAATCTTGACCATTGCCGTAGATCCTGACCATCAGAAGAGCGGCGGCGGCAAGCAATTGATGCAGGAATTGATCCGGCATCTTTATGGCAACCGCGTAGCCAAACTGTTTCTGGAAGTTGACGCAGGCAACAAAGCTGCATTATCCCTTTACGATGGCTTCGGGTTCACTAAAGTGGGTGAGCGAAAAGGCTATTACCACAATGATAACGGCGAAGCCTCAACTGCGTGGATCATGCAGATCGAGCCATTGAGCAAGCGCCGCATATTGGGCACCCCGCAAGAGGGACAGAAGGCATCATCGCTATGA
- a CDS encoding iron response transcriptional regulator IrrA, producing MTSQLQKFDKRSARDMLVGAGLRPTRQRLSLAELLFAKGDRHVSAERLHEEAEKVNVSVSLATVYNTLHQFTEAGLLREVAVEGTKTYFDTNVSDHYHFFMEEEGKVVDIPGGLHVSELPEVPDDMEITRVDVVVRLRQKQD from the coding sequence ATGACCTCACAGCTGCAAAAATTCGATAAGCGATCTGCTCGGGATATGCTTGTGGGGGCAGGCCTGCGCCCGACGCGCCAGAGGCTGTCACTTGCAGAACTTTTGTTTGCCAAAGGAGACCGGCACGTCTCGGCTGAGCGCCTGCATGAGGAAGCTGAAAAAGTCAATGTCTCCGTCTCTCTGGCAACGGTCTACAATACCTTGCATCAGTTCACTGAAGCCGGGCTTCTGCGAGAAGTGGCTGTGGAGGGGACGAAGACCTATTTCGATACGAACGTGTCCGATCACTACCATTTCTTTATGGAAGAAGAGGGCAAGGTTGTCGATATTCCCGGTGGCTTGCATGTGTCCGAGTTGCCCGAAGTGCCCGATGACATGGAAATCACCCGTGTTGATGTGGTGGTCCGCTTGCGCCAGAAGCAAGACTGA
- a CDS encoding PhoH family protein, which yields MGHIVLSYDDNRLAADLFGEYDQNLARIEQKLGVEAIARGNRVTIKGPGDLCDDAKRALDSLYFRLQEGEVIEQADVDGAIRMAQASDEQLVLPDVMPESHESAGKINFAQIATRKKKLTARTATQDAYIRAMDRADLIFGTGPAGTGKTYLAVAYAAALLERGVVERIILSRPAVEAGERLGFLPGDMKEKVDPYLRPLYDALYDMMPADKVEREIEAKIIEIAPLAFMRGRTLSNAVVILDEAQNTTSMQMKMFLTRLGENSKMIITGDPSQIDLPSGEQSGLVQAMELLADIPSIVRVQFTAQDVVRHELVARIVNAYDEDARRRAKARQVLGRERFHKREVEEHLTAADYNPAAPEEIYDEAEE from the coding sequence ATGGGCCATATAGTTCTTTCCTATGATGACAATCGTCTGGCTGCCGATCTGTTTGGTGAATATGACCAGAATCTGGCCCGCATCGAACAGAAACTCGGCGTCGAGGCGATTGCACGCGGCAACCGGGTGACGATCAAAGGGCCCGGAGATCTGTGCGATGATGCCAAACGAGCGCTGGATTCGCTCTATTTTCGTCTTCAGGAAGGGGAAGTGATCGAGCAAGCCGACGTTGACGGGGCCATTCGCATGGCGCAGGCCTCCGACGAACAGCTGGTCCTGCCAGACGTGATGCCAGAGAGCCATGAAAGCGCAGGCAAGATCAATTTTGCCCAGATTGCAACGCGCAAGAAAAAACTGACAGCCCGCACTGCAACGCAAGATGCCTATATCCGCGCAATGGATCGGGCTGACCTCATTTTCGGCACCGGCCCGGCAGGCACTGGCAAGACCTATCTGGCCGTTGCCTATGCGGCGGCTCTTCTGGAGCGCGGCGTGGTGGAGCGTATCATTCTTTCCCGTCCGGCCGTGGAAGCAGGCGAGCGTCTGGGCTTCCTGCCCGGTGACATGAAGGAAAAGGTCGATCCTTATCTGCGTCCGCTTTATGATGCGCTTTATGACATGATGCCTGCGGACAAGGTCGAACGGGAAATCGAAGCCAAGATCATCGAAATCGCTCCGCTTGCCTTCATGCGCGGGCGGACGCTTTCCAATGCGGTGGTCATTCTGGACGAGGCGCAGAACACGACATCCATGCAGATGAAGATGTTCCTGACGCGCCTTGGCGAAAATTCCAAGATGATCATCACCGGTGACCCAAGCCAGATCGACTTGCCAAGCGGCGAACAGTCCGGACTGGTGCAAGCCATGGAACTGCTGGCGGATATTCCCTCGATCGTGCGTGTGCAATTCACGGCACAGGATGTGGTGCGTCATGAGCTGGTCGCCCGCATCGTCAATGCCTATGACGAGGATGCCCGCAGACGCGCCAAGGCGCGTCAGGTCTTGGGGCGTGAGCGTTTTCACAAACGCGAAGTCGAGGAGCATTTGACAGCTGCCGATTACAATCCGGCGGCTCCCGAAGAGATCTATGACGAGGCTGAGGAATGA
- the fabA gene encoding bifunctional 3-hydroxydecanoyl-ACP dehydratase/trans-2-decenoyl-ACP isomerase, with translation MEQRQSSYTYEEILTCSRGEMFGPGNPQLPLPPMLMLDRITHISEEGGEHNKGMIRAEYDINPERWFFDCHFAGDPVMPGCLGLDALWQMTGFYLGWLGLEGKGRAISVGEIKFSGMITPDIKTVTYGVDFKRVMKGRLNLSIGDGWVKADDNVVFVAKDLRVGAFKDS, from the coding sequence ATGGAACAGCGCCAATCCAGCTACACCTATGAAGAGATTCTGACCTGCAGCCGCGGAGAAATGTTCGGTCCTGGCAATCCGCAATTACCATTGCCGCCGATGCTGATGCTGGATCGGATCACTCACATTTCCGAAGAAGGTGGTGAGCATAACAAAGGCATGATCCGCGCGGAATATGATATCAATCCCGAGCGGTGGTTCTTTGATTGCCACTTCGCTGGCGACCCGGTGATGCCAGGCTGCCTTGGTCTGGACGCCCTTTGGCAGATGACCGGCTTCTATCTTGGCTGGTTGGGCCTTGAAGGAAAAGGCCGCGCCATCTCTGTTGGTGAAATCAAATTCTCCGGCATGATCACGCCAGACATCAAAACCGTCACATATGGCGTTGACTTCAAGCGCGTGATGAAGGGCCGTCTTAATCTCAGCATCGGAGATGGCTGGGTCAAAGCTGACGATAATGTGGTGTTCGTCGCAAAGGATTTGCGGGTCGGAGCCTTCAAGGACTCCTAA
- a CDS encoding hemolysin family protein: protein MTNPSLRSQMEGALADENSNDQTFSAEEKAMLRNILELREMRVSDVMIPRADIDAIEDEISLGTLLAVYQDVGHSRLPVYRETLDDPVGMVHIKDVLSLLTKECVIPEPSESPALDSMEGSLTSVHFASDGEVSLANLPRTLSNINLDRPLKDLGVIRDVLFVPPSMQAIDLMATMRAARTQMALVIDEYGGTDGLVSLEDIVETVVGDIEDEHDDEDEIFIASAGPNLFIADAKAELDDVIEAIGTDLPQDDESMEDVDTLGGFIFTLIGRIPVRGELITVKEGLEFEIIEADRRRIKRVKIRLKPIKKPFKRAFSLHKASDTPDEGQPLEHKNDAAAE, encoded by the coding sequence TTGACCAATCCTTCGCTGCGTTCGCAGATGGAAGGAGCCCTCGCAGACGAAAACAGCAACGATCAGACTTTTTCTGCCGAAGAGAAAGCGATGTTGCGCAATATTCTCGAACTGAGGGAAATGCGGGTCAGCGACGTCATGATTCCGCGCGCCGATATTGATGCCATCGAGGACGAGATCTCCCTTGGCACTTTGCTCGCCGTCTATCAGGATGTCGGCCATTCGCGACTACCTGTCTATCGGGAAACCCTCGATGATCCGGTGGGCATGGTTCATATCAAGGATGTTCTCTCGCTTCTGACAAAAGAGTGTGTCATTCCAGAACCTTCAGAAAGCCCGGCCCTTGATTCCATGGAAGGGTCGCTGACAAGCGTCCATTTTGCCTCAGATGGAGAAGTGTCGCTTGCCAATCTGCCCCGCACCCTGAGCAATATCAATCTGGATCGGCCACTCAAGGATCTTGGCGTCATTCGCGATGTGCTGTTCGTGCCTCCGTCCATGCAGGCGATAGACCTGATGGCCACCATGCGGGCCGCGCGCACTCAGATGGCATTGGTCATCGATGAATATGGCGGCACCGATGGTCTGGTGTCCCTTGAGGACATTGTTGAAACTGTGGTTGGCGATATCGAAGACGAGCATGATGATGAAGATGAAATCTTCATTGCCAGCGCTGGTCCCAATCTGTTCATTGCCGATGCAAAAGCCGAACTGGACGATGTTATCGAAGCGATCGGGACGGACTTGCCTCAGGATGATGAGTCCATGGAAGATGTCGATACGCTTGGCGGTTTCATCTTTACCCTGATAGGCCGCATTCCTGTGCGTGGCGAACTGATCACGGTCAAGGAAGGTCTCGAGTTCGAGATTATTGAAGCGGACCGGCGGCGCATCAAACGGGTGAAAATTCGCCTCAAACCAATCAAGAAGCCATTCAAGCGCGCTTTCTCTCTGCACAAGGCGTCAGATACCCCTGACGAAGGGCAGCCACTCGAGCACAAGAATGATGCCGCAGCGGAGTAG
- a CDS encoding Fur family transcriptional regulator: MTADKKTTIEELCAKSGMRMTEQRRIIARVLDGAIDHPDVEELYARSVKIDSNISISTVYRTVKLFEDSGIIERHDFRDGRSRYETITEEHHDHLIDLRTGNVIEFRDEEIERLQQEVARRLGFKLVDHRLELYGVPLEESDK; this comes from the coding sequence ATGACAGCAGACAAAAAGACGACCATTGAAGAATTGTGCGCCAAGTCTGGCATGCGGATGACGGAGCAACGGCGTATCATTGCCCGTGTTCTGGATGGTGCTATCGATCATCCGGATGTGGAGGAGCTATATGCCCGCTCGGTGAAGATCGACAGTAACATTTCCATATCCACCGTTTATCGCACCGTTAAACTGTTTGAAGACAGTGGCATCATCGAACGCCATGATTTTCGCGATGGTCGATCGCGCTATGAAACCATCACCGAAGAACATCATGACCACCTGATCGACCTGCGCACGGGCAACGTCATCGAGTTTCGCGATGAAGAGATCGAGCGCCTACAACAGGAAGTCGCCCGTCGCCTCGGTTTCAAGCTTGTTGATCACAGGCTTGAGCTTTATGGTGTGCCCCTAGAAGAATCAGATAAATAG